One Helicobacter cetorum MIT 00-7128 DNA window includes the following coding sequences:
- a CDS encoding outer membrane protein gives MQSFKHKQWLISFSLSSLLCVSTLVAEDNGFFAGISYETSLAVQEIKNPGLNVANDTKVAIKEGASILNSAVTPMAYYMSVLGNNTKALMQMLCPTSNNKCALYAGGGQAGVSGVTQGTESVGKDGYDSNNPGSGRLNNNSIYNGLQGLDESLGVLQALIAKASPSDIAPTMSFKEVQDMFHLSEAQTAQLTGFLPTIDNPNPTITIPGMTYAVAQQISNAMATLWYNQSLHGATSFDAPSAPKFSAQVEQLLNADGLTKEQQVAFAQKAQTIYQDLMQAIVIGALPNNIQDNKLQSGFQWGMTYDNATQQMTTSSNMPKGYEKEGPYFVNPLNLQKGISIANLATGMEQFNILAGKLNSHSTYQDLNKVIQLGNQLTQETAYFGKYVIETLAPWLKPGANVASADGLTIVPNATKVSSSGNTPTQAQQEMRKMMQHGLADTEVFIKKSLAAMHERINNTYKVGYLPNFIANSSKSNNMNGFGFKMGYKQFFGKKRMFGLRYYGFLDYGYANFGAQASQVKANLATYGAGTDFLYNVFTRKRGKESMDIGFFAGIEVAGQSWMTNFEKQISGRVGKINTTSFQFLFDLGLRTNFSKIAKFRKSRFSQGLEFGVKIPTIKHRLYHSKGGITANYIRDFSFYVGYTVGF, from the coding sequence ATGCAATCATTCAAGCATAAACAATGGCTCATAAGCTTTAGCCTAAGCTCGCTTTTATGTGTTAGCACGCTTGTAGCTGAAGATAATGGCTTTTTTGCTGGTATAAGCTATGAAACAAGCCTTGCTGTCCAAGAGATTAAAAACCCGGGCTTAAATGTAGCCAACGATACTAAGGTAGCAATTAAAGAGGGGGCTAGTATTCTTAACTCTGCTGTTACCCCTATGGCGTATTATATGAGTGTTTTGGGCAATAACACTAAGGCTCTTATGCAAATGCTCTGTCCTACTAGCAACAACAAATGTGCGCTTTATGCAGGAGGTGGTCAAGCCGGTGTGAGTGGCGTAACACAAGGCACAGAGAGTGTAGGAAAAGATGGCTATGATTCCAATAATCCCGGCAGTGGTAGGCTCAACAATAATAGCATTTATAATGGCTTGCAAGGCTTAGATGAATCTCTTGGAGTATTGCAAGCATTAATTGCAAAAGCAAGTCCTAGCGATATTGCCCCCACAATGAGCTTTAAAGAAGTGCAAGATATGTTTCATCTCAGTGAGGCTCAAACTGCACAACTTACGGGGTTTTTGCCTACTATTGACAATCCAAACCCCACCATCACCATTCCGGGAATGACCTATGCAGTCGCCCAACAAATCTCTAATGCTATGGCAACACTATGGTATAACCAATCTTTGCATGGAGCAACAAGTTTTGATGCACCTAGTGCGCCTAAGTTTTCTGCTCAAGTAGAGCAACTATTGAATGCTGATGGTTTGACCAAAGAGCAACAAGTAGCGTTCGCTCAAAAAGCCCAAACCATCTATCAAGATTTAATGCAAGCAATCGTTATAGGCGCATTACCTAATAATATCCAAGATAACAAACTTCAAAGTGGCTTTCAATGGGGTATGACCTATGATAACGCCACCCAACAAATGACAACAAGTAGCAATATGCCAAAAGGCTATGAAAAAGAAGGCCCCTATTTTGTAAACCCTCTAAATTTACAAAAAGGTATTTCTATTGCTAACCTAGCAACAGGCATGGAGCAGTTCAATATCCTAGCGGGTAAATTAAATTCTCATTCTACTTACCAAGACTTGAATAAAGTGATTCAATTAGGCAATCAACTCACACAAGAGACAGCTTATTTTGGAAAATATGTTATTGAGACCCTTGCTCCTTGGCTCAAACCCGGTGCGAATGTTGCAAGCGCAGATGGTCTTACAATTGTGCCTAATGCAACTAAGGTATCTAGCAGTGGAAATACCCCTACACAAGCACAACAAGAAATGCGCAAGATGATGCAACATGGCTTAGCAGATACAGAAGTTTTTATCAAAAAAAGTTTAGCGGCTATGCATGAGCGCATCAATAACACCTATAAAGTAGGGTATCTACCCAATTTTATTGCTAACTCTAGCAAGTCTAATAATATGAATGGCTTTGGCTTTAAAATGGGTTATAAACAATTCTTTGGTAAAAAGCGTATGTTTGGTTTGCGCTATTATGGCTTTTTGGACTATGGCTATGCAAACTTTGGCGCACAAGCTAGTCAAGTGAAAGCTAATTTAGCAACCTATGGAGCTGGCACAGACTTCCTTTATAATGTCTTTACTAGAAAAAGAGGTAAAGAAAGCATGGATATTGGCTTTTTTGCCGGCATTGAAGTCGCTGGACAATCTTGGATGACCAATTTTGAAAAGCAAATTTCAGGAAGAGTGGGTAAAATCAACACTACTTCCTTTCAGTTTCTCTTTGATTTGGGCTTAAGAACTAATTTTTCAAAAATTGCTAAATTTAGAAAATCTCGTTTTTCTCAAGGTTTAGAATTTGGGGTCAAAATCCCTACCATTAAGCACAGGCTCTATCACTCTAAAGGCGGAATTACAGCTAATTACATAAGAGATTTCAGTTTCTATGTAGGCTATACCGTAGGATTTTAA
- the murG gene encoding undecaprenyldiphospho-muramoylpentapeptide beta-N-acetylglucosaminyltransferase: MKVALTGGGTGGHLVIAKALAIELEKQGISTIYLGSTYGQDREWFEDSSLFEACYFFNTRGVVNQNPFKKLGSLWLQARATLKAKRILKKHKITKTISVGGFSAGPASFASLLNDIPLYIHEQNAIKGTLNAYLSPKAKAIFSSYVFKDKGNHILTPYPVQDIFFKLARKRTEIKHILFLGGSQGAKAINEFVLLNALKLTKKGIKISHQCGKEAYERMLAYYQDLGIIDQVELFAFSHDMPNIMAKADLCVSRAGASSVWELSANGLPSIFIPYPFASHNHQYHNVLEFEKEKIASVVPQNELLPKKLFEVIRKLSQLDENGNKNIITTSQKLQEKITPNGAKIIIDHVLND; encoded by the coding sequence ATGAAAGTTGCGCTTACAGGTGGAGGAACAGGAGGGCATTTAGTTATTGCAAAGGCCTTGGCTATAGAGTTAGAAAAACAAGGCATAAGCACCATTTATTTGGGCTCAACTTATGGGCAGGATAGAGAATGGTTTGAAGATAGCTCTTTGTTTGAGGCGTGCTACTTTTTTAATACTAGAGGGGTTGTGAATCAAAACCCTTTTAAAAAACTAGGCTCATTATGGTTGCAAGCTAGAGCCACTCTAAAAGCTAAACGCATTTTAAAAAAGCATAAAATCACTAAAACTATAAGCGTAGGCGGTTTTAGTGCGGGGCCTGCAAGTTTTGCAAGCTTGCTTAATGACATTCCCCTTTATATCCATGAGCAAAATGCTATCAAAGGCACTTTAAATGCCTATCTTTCACCTAAAGCTAAAGCTATCTTTTCAAGCTATGTGTTTAAAGACAAAGGCAATCACATTCTAACCCCCTATCCGGTGCAAGACATCTTTTTTAAGCTTGCAAGAAAGCGCACAGAAATCAAGCACATTCTGTTTTTGGGCGGTTCACAAGGTGCAAAAGCCATTAATGAATTTGTCTTACTCAATGCTTTAAAGCTCACTAAAAAAGGGATAAAAATCTCTCATCAATGCGGGAAAGAGGCTTATGAAAGAATGCTTGCCTACTATCAAGATTTAGGTATTATTGACCAAGTAGAATTGTTTGCCTTTAGCCATGATATGCCTAACATTATGGCTAAGGCAGATTTATGCGTAAGTAGAGCAGGAGCAAGTAGCGTGTGGGAATTAAGCGCTAATGGTTTGCCAAGTATTTTTATCCCCTATCCTTTCGCAAGCCATAATCATCAATACCATAATGTCTTAGAATTTGAAAAAGAAAAGATTGCAAGCGTAGTCCCTCAAAATGAATTATTACCCAAAAAACTCTTTGAAGTGATTAGAAAGCTTAGTCAATTAGATGAAAATGGCAATAAAAATATCATCACTACTAGCCAAAAACTCCAAGAAAAAATCACTCCAAATGGGGCAAAAATTATTATAGACCATGTCTTAAATGATTAA
- the fliW gene encoding flagellar assembly protein FliW produces MNYHLKAPILGFEHISEVRLEKIDTLFSRLISTNLKGNNTLLDMVLVNPYALREYSFTIPKYIELLLELDLKSKVEVYCVVVLQKNLEDSMVNFLAPLVFNPKNGFGAQVALSMMDYPDFGFRDTLKSFAGESRERA; encoded by the coding sequence ATGAACTATCATTTAAAAGCTCCTATCTTAGGTTTTGAGCATATCAGCGAAGTGCGTTTGGAAAAAATTGACACGCTCTTTAGTCGTTTAATAAGCACAAATTTAAAGGGTAATAACACCCTATTAGATATGGTTTTAGTTAATCCTTATGCTTTAAGAGAATATAGCTTTACTATACCTAAATACATAGAATTATTGCTAGAATTAGATTTGAAGTCTAAGGTAGAGGTATATTGTGTGGTAGTATTACAAAAAAACCTAGAAGACTCTATGGTAAACTTCCTAGCACCCTTAGTCTTTAATCCTAAAAATGGCTTTGGAGCTCAAGTAGCCCTTTCTATGATGGATTATCCGGATTTTGGTTTTAGAGATACTCTTAAAAGCTTTGCAGGAGAGTCAAGAGAGCGAGCTTAA
- the valS gene encoding valine--tRNA ligase: protein MKKDTNTYQPKEIEKEIYEICSHRGYFEINGNKEIQEKDKHFCLMMPPPNVTGVLHIGHALTLSLQDILTRYKRMDGYKTLYQPGLDHAGIATQNVVEKQLLAEGIKKEDLGREKFIEKVWEWKEKSGGAILEQMKHLGVSAAFSRTRFTMDKGLQRAVKVAFLKWYEKGLITQDNYMVNWCTKDGALSDIEVEYEEHKGALYHIKYYLENQKDYLVVATTRPETLFGDSAVMVNPNDERYKHLVGQNVILPLINRTIPIIADEHVEMEFGTGCVKVTPSHDFNDYEVGKRHNLELIKIFDEKGILNAYCGEFENLERLDARSKVVEKLKECELLEKIQEHKHQVGHCYRCHNVVEPYVSKQWFVKPEIAKNSIEKIQKGLAKFYPPNWINNYNAWMRELRPWCISRQLFWGHQIPVFTCENNHQFVSVDTPLVCPTCKSEKLEQDKDVLDTWFSSGLWAFSTLGWGQEKSDLFNESDLKDFYPNTTLITGFDILFFWVARMLFCSESLLGELPFKDIYLHALVRDEKGEKMSKSKGNVIDPLEMIEKYGADSLRFTLANLCATGRDIKLSQTHLENNKNFANKLFNAVSYLKLKKESFKDRECLNEYTTPLGRYAKSRLNLATKEVRNALDNYRFNDATTLLYRFLWGEFCDWFIEFSKVENESIDELGSVLKESLKLLHPFMPFISESLYHKLSNTELENTRSIMVLPYPKDLKRDEKLEHEFEVIKDSIVSLRRLKIMLEVPPIVLKEASVELREKLENLKRLENYAQKLAKLEKVSVVTSKPLKSVSDVGELCQTHANLENIDVSPLILRLKKQLEKLEKEKLKLNLHNENFVKNAPKNVLEKAQENLKTLLEKENKIKQELDLLEQTKG from the coding sequence ATGAAGAAAGATACTAATACTTACCAACCCAAAGAGATAGAAAAAGAGATTTATGAAATTTGCTCTCATAGGGGATATTTTGAAATCAATGGTAATAAAGAGATTCAAGAAAAAGACAAGCATTTTTGCTTGATGATGCCCCCCCCTAATGTTACGGGTGTCTTACACATAGGGCATGCTCTCACTCTAAGCTTGCAAGATATACTAACTCGCTATAAGCGTATGGATGGTTATAAAACTTTGTATCAGCCCGGGCTTGACCATGCAGGCATTGCCACTCAAAATGTCGTAGAAAAGCAACTTCTAGCAGAAGGTATTAAAAAAGAAGATTTAGGGCGTGAAAAATTTATAGAAAAAGTTTGGGAGTGGAAAGAAAAAAGCGGGGGAGCAATACTAGAACAAATGAAGCACTTAGGCGTGAGTGCGGCGTTTTCTAGGACTCGTTTCACTATGGATAAAGGCTTACAAAGAGCGGTCAAAGTGGCGTTTTTGAAATGGTATGAAAAAGGTCTCATCACTCAAGATAATTATATGGTGAATTGGTGCACTAAAGATGGGGCGTTAAGTGATATTGAAGTGGAGTATGAAGAGCATAAGGGGGCGTTGTATCACATTAAATACTATTTAGAAAATCAAAAAGATTATTTAGTGGTGGCTACCACACGCCCTGAGACTCTATTTGGCGATAGTGCGGTTATGGTAAATCCAAATGATGAGAGATACAAGCATTTAGTAGGGCAAAATGTCATCTTACCTTTAATCAATCGCACAATTCCTATTATCGCTGATGAGCATGTGGAAATGGAGTTTGGCACAGGGTGTGTGAAAGTTACCCCAAGCCATGATTTTAACGATTATGAAGTAGGTAAACGCCACAATTTAGAACTAATCAAAATCTTTGATGAAAAGGGGATTTTAAATGCGTATTGTGGGGAGTTTGAAAATTTAGAGCGTTTAGATGCTAGAAGTAAGGTAGTAGAGAAATTAAAAGAATGCGAATTGTTAGAAAAGATACAAGAGCATAAGCATCAAGTGGGGCATTGCTATCGTTGTCATAATGTGGTAGAACCTTATGTGTCTAAGCAATGGTTTGTTAAGCCAGAAATCGCTAAAAACTCTATTGAAAAAATTCAAAAAGGTCTAGCCAAATTCTACCCCCCTAATTGGATAAATAACTATAACGCTTGGATGAGAGAATTACGCCCATGGTGTATTAGTAGGCAGTTATTCTGGGGGCATCAAATACCGGTTTTTACTTGTGAGAATAATCATCAGTTTGTGAGTGTGGATACTCCATTGGTTTGTCCTACTTGTAAGAGTGAAAAACTAGAGCAAGATAAAGATGTGCTAGATACTTGGTTTAGCTCAGGGTTATGGGCGTTTTCTACTCTTGGGTGGGGACAAGAAAAAAGCGATTTGTTTAATGAAAGCGATTTAAAAGACTTCTATCCTAATACAACGCTTATTACAGGATTTGACATACTCTTTTTTTGGGTAGCTAGAATGCTTTTTTGTAGCGAATCGCTTTTGGGCGAATTGCCTTTTAAAGATATTTATTTGCACGCACTGGTTCGAGATGAAAAGGGCGAAAAAATGAGTAAATCTAAGGGGAATGTGATAGACCCCTTAGAGATGATAGAAAAATATGGTGCGGATAGTTTGCGTTTCACTTTAGCGAATTTGTGTGCGACAGGGCGTGATATTAAGCTCTCTCAAACGCATTTAGAAAATAACAAGAATTTTGCTAACAAGCTTTTTAATGCGGTAAGTTACTTAAAGCTAAAAAAAGAATCTTTCAAAGACAGAGAGTGCTTGAATGAATATACTACGCCTTTAGGGCGTTATGCGAAATCTCGCTTGAATTTAGCTACAAAAGAAGTGCGTAATGCCTTAGATAATTATCGTTTTAATGACGCTACGACTTTATTATACCGCTTTTTGTGGGGGGAATTTTGCGATTGGTTCATTGAATTTTCTAAGGTTGAAAATGAATCTATTGATGAATTAGGGAGTGTGTTAAAAGAGAGTTTGAAACTTTTACACCCTTTCATGCCTTTTATTAGCGAATCACTATATCATAAGCTAAGTAATACCGAATTAGAAAATACTCGCTCTATTATGGTGTTGCCTTATCCTAAGGATTTAAAGCGAGATGAAAAATTAGAACATGAATTTGAAGTGATTAAAGATAGCATTGTGTCTTTAAGGCGTTTAAAAATCATGCTAGAAGTGCCACCAATTGTTTTAAAAGAAGCAAGCGTGGAATTAAGAGAGAAGTTAGAAAACCTAAAGCGTTTAGAAAACTACGCTCAAAAATTAGCCAAGTTAGAAAAAGTAAGCGTGGTAACTTCTAAGCCCTTAAAAAGCGTGAGTGATGTAGGGGAATTGTGTCAAACGCATGCGAATTTAGAGAATATTGATGTAAGCCCTTTGATACTTCGCTTAAAAAAGCAACTAGAAAAATTAGAAAAAGAAAAATTAAAGCTCAATTTACACAATGAAAATTTTGTGAAAAATGCCCCTAAAAATGTGCTAGAAAAAGCACAAGAGAATTTAAAAACGCTTTTAGAAAAAGAAAATAAAATCAAGCAAGAATTAGATTTACTAGAACAAACAAAAGGATAG
- the ffh gene encoding signal recognition particle protein, protein MFQALSDGFKNALNKIRFQDDEKALDRALDELKKTLLRNDVHHKVARELLKKVESQTKANGIGKQQFLDALEKSLLEILSTKGSSGFTFANTPPTVVLMAGLQGSGKTTTSAKLAYYLKTKNKKVLLCACDLQRLAAVEQLKVLGEQVGVEVFYEENKSVQEIAQNALKRAKEAQFDVLIVDSAGRLAIDKELMNELKEVKEILNPHEVLYVADALSGQDGVKSANTFNEEIGVSGVVLSKFDSDSKGGIALGVTYQLGLPLRFIGSGEKIPDLDVFVPERIVGRLMGAGDIISLAEKTASVLNPNEAKDLSKKLKKGQFTFNDFLNQIEKVKKLGSMSSLISMIPGLGNMANALKDTDLESSLEVKKIKAMVNSMTKKEQENPDILNGSRRKRIALGSGLEVSEINRIIKRFDAASKMAKRLTNKKGIGDLMNLMSQAKNQTPPTMR, encoded by the coding sequence ATGTTTCAAGCATTAAGTGATGGGTTTAAAAATGCGTTAAATAAAATCCGCTTTCAAGATGATGAAAAAGCACTTGATAGGGCGTTAGATGAGTTGAAAAAAACGCTTTTAAGAAACGATGTGCATCATAAAGTCGCTAGAGAGCTACTAAAAAAGGTGGAATCTCAAACTAAGGCTAATGGCATTGGGAAGCAACAATTTTTAGATGCTTTGGAAAAGAGCCTCTTAGAGATTTTAAGCACCAAAGGTAGTAGTGGTTTTACTTTTGCTAACACGCCCCCAACAGTCGTTTTAATGGCGGGCTTACAAGGAAGTGGTAAGACAACTACCAGTGCAAAACTCGCTTACTATTTAAAAACTAAGAATAAAAAAGTGCTTTTATGTGCGTGTGATTTGCAACGCCTAGCGGCTGTGGAGCAATTAAAGGTTTTGGGTGAACAGGTGGGCGTGGAAGTCTTTTATGAAGAGAATAAAAGCGTTCAAGAAATCGCACAAAACGCTTTAAAAAGAGCCAAAGAAGCACAATTTGATGTGCTGATTGTAGATAGTGCGGGGCGTTTAGCCATTGATAAAGAGCTTATGAATGAGTTAAAAGAAGTCAAAGAAATCTTAAACCCCCATGAAGTGCTGTATGTTGCAGATGCACTAAGCGGACAAGATGGCGTCAAAAGTGCTAATACTTTTAATGAAGAAATTGGCGTTAGTGGGGTGGTTTTAAGCAAGTTTGATAGCGATTCTAAGGGGGGTATTGCACTAGGTGTTACTTATCAATTAGGCTTACCCTTACGCTTTATTGGAAGTGGAGAAAAAATCCCTGATTTAGATGTGTTTGTGCCTGAGAGAATTGTGGGGCGTTTAATGGGGGCTGGAGATATTATCTCACTAGCTGAAAAAACCGCAAGCGTTCTAAACCCTAATGAGGCGAAAGATTTGAGTAAAAAGCTCAAAAAAGGGCAATTCACTTTCAATGACTTTTTAAATCAAATTGAAAAAGTTAAAAAATTAGGCTCTATGAGTTCTTTAATTTCTATGATTCCGGGATTAGGAAATATGGCAAATGCCTTAAAAGACACGGATTTAGAGAGTTCTTTGGAAGTGAAAAAAATCAAGGCTATGGTTAATTCTATGACTAAAAAAGAACAAGAAAATCCAGATATTTTAAATGGTAGCAGAAGAAAGAGAATCGCTCTAGGCTCTGGATTAGAAGTGTCTGAAATTAATCGCATTATCAAACGATTTGATGCTGCAAGTAAAATGGCAAAACGCCTAACTAATAAAAAAGGCATTGGCGATTTGATGAATTTAATGAGCCAAGCCAAAAATCAGACACCCCCTACAATGCGCTAA
- the rpsP gene encoding 30S ribosomal protein S16: protein MTVIRLTRVGRKKKPFYRVVVTDSRKRRDGGWIESIGYYNPLSEPKDIKIDAERLNYWKGVGAKMSERVEKLSQKI from the coding sequence ATGACAGTCATTAGACTCACTCGCGTTGGTAGAAAGAAAAAGCCTTTTTATAGAGTGGTGGTAACAGATTCTAGAAAAAGAAGAGATGGTGGTTGGATTGAGTCCATTGGATATTACAACCCTTTAAGCGAACCTAAAGATATTAAAATTGATGCAGAGCGCTTGAATTATTGGAAAGGCGTGGGTGCTAAAATGAGCGAGAGAGTAGAAAAGCTTTCTCAAAAAATCTAA
- a CDS encoding KH domain-containing protein yields MHELDSFKTPFSQNECRDYSHCVATFLEKYLKKVVRFPQALSVEHELLEDGVKQIAIYTHPLDMGHVIGKEGKMVSAIKAFVSGVKAKDGFSYKIVVFASKNPYILDEESQNL; encoded by the coding sequence ATGCACGAATTGGATTCTTTTAAAACGCCTTTTTCCCAAAATGAATGCAGGGATTATTCGCATTGTGTGGCGACTTTTTTAGAAAAATATTTAAAAAAGGTTGTGCGTTTCCCCCAAGCTCTAAGCGTAGAACATGAGCTTTTAGAAGATGGGGTTAAGCAAATTGCTATTTATACCCACCCTTTAGATATGGGTCATGTCATTGGCAAAGAGGGTAAAATGGTGAGTGCGATTAAGGCGTTTGTCTCGGGTGTCAAAGCTAAAGACGGATTTTCTTATAAAATTGTTGTTTTTGCGAGTAAAAACCCCTATATTTTGGACGAAGAATCACAAAATCTTTAA
- the rimM gene encoding ribosome maturation factor RimM (Essential for efficient processing of 16S rRNA), translated as MLLVGKIGKSVGIKGGMKLYLESDFPECLKQGTQVQIAPLNALSFKHTFENYTIHSYEHAKGLLFLEHIQTKEEAKKLTNLGLFMSKEDSMKACILKEGEFFYCDLIGIEVVEKDEVLGKVVDIQRIAQIDYFIVETALNLVEKGLAKTFLIPYNDLYIKEIVLQDKKVFATDAKMLLEAS; from the coding sequence ATGCTATTAGTTGGCAAAATTGGCAAGAGTGTGGGAATAAAGGGTGGAATGAAACTCTATTTGGAGAGTGATTTCCCCGAATGTTTGAAACAAGGCACTCAAGTGCAAATCGCCCCTTTAAACGCTCTATCATTTAAGCATACTTTTGAAAACTATACGATTCATTCTTACGAACATGCCAAAGGTCTATTATTTTTAGAACATATTCAAACCAAAGAAGAGGCTAAGAAACTCACTAATTTGGGGCTTTTTATGAGTAAAGAAGACTCCATGAAAGCTTGCATTTTAAAAGAGGGTGAATTTTTTTATTGCGATTTAATAGGCATTGAAGTTGTTGAAAAAGATGAAGTTTTAGGTAAAGTAGTAGATATTCAAAGAATTGCTCAGATTGATTATTTTATTGTAGAAACGGCACTCAACTTGGTTGAAAAGGGCTTGGCTAAAACCTTTTTAATCCCTTATAATGACCTTTATATTAAAGAAATTGTTTTGCAAGATAAGAAAGTTTTTGCTACTGATGCCAAAATGCTCTTAGAGGCGAGTTAG